From one Sciurus carolinensis chromosome 9, mSciCar1.2, whole genome shotgun sequence genomic stretch:
- the LOC124992383 gene encoding keratin-associated protein 7-1, producing MTRYFCCGNYFPGYPCFGTNFHGTYRATPLNCVVPLGTPLNHCYSSRNHCFGGGNYQNLGCCYGSSYYRPWGSGSGFGYSTY from the coding sequence ATGACTCGTTATTTCTGCTGCGGAAACTACTTCCCAGGCTACCCTTGCTTTGGAACCAACTTCCACGGGACCTACAGAGCCACGCCCCTGAACTGCGTGGTGCCTTTGGGCACACCCCTCAACCACTGCTACAGCTCCCGCAACCACTGCTTCGGAGGCGGTAACTACCAGAACCTGGGCTGTTGCTATGGTAGCAGCTATTACAGGCCTTGGGGCTCCGGCTCTGGCTTCGGCTACAGCACCTACTGA